One region of Clostridia bacterium genomic DNA includes:
- the rpsG gene encoding 30S ribosomal protein S7 translates to MSRKGRAPIREVPADPIYNSKLVTKLINKLMYAGQRGKAEKIFYNALNIVEEKTGEDGLEVLNQALQNVMPVLEVKARRVGGANYQVPVEVRPERKETLGIRWLVFFARNRGERTMEERLAAEIMDAFKNTGGAVKKREEVHRMAEANKAFAHYRW, encoded by the coding sequence ATGTCGAGAAAAGGAAGGGCACCCATCAGAGAAGTTCCGGCTGACCCTATTTATAATTCAAAATTGGTTACTAAGTTAATAAATAAATTGATGTATGCTGGACAAAGAGGTAAAGCCGAAAAGATTTTTTATAATGCCTTAAATATTGTAGAAGAAAAAACCGGCGAAGATGGTTTGGAAGTATTAAATCAGGCTCTGCAGAATGTGATGCCTGTTTTGGAAGTTAAAGCTCGGCGAGTCGGTGGTGCTAACTACCAAGTGCCGGTGGAGGTACGTCCGGAAAGAAAGGAAACCTTAGGTATTAGGTGGCTGGTATTTTTCGCTCGTAATCGCGGGGAAAGAACCATGGAAGAAAGATTAGCTGCGGAAATTATGGATGCTTTCAAAAATACCGGTGGTGCGGTTAAAAAGCGGGAGGAAGTGCATAGAATGGCAGAGGCTAACAAAGCTTTTGCTCATTACCGATGGTAG
- a CDS encoding 30S ribosomal protein S12, with protein sequence MPTINQLVKQGRRFAEKKSAAPALKECPQRRGVCTRVYTTTPKKPNSALRKVARVRLTNGLEVTAYIPGIGHNLQEHSVVLVRGGRIRDIPGVRYHIVRGALDAAGVQERSQSRSKYGTKRPRGAAAKK encoded by the coding sequence ATGCCAACCATTAATCAATTAGTTAAACAAGGAAGAAGATTTGCTGAGAAAAAATCCGCGGCTCCGGCCTTAAAGGAGTGTCCTCAAAGAAGGGGTGTTTGTACGCGTGTTTATACGACAACCCCCAAAAAGCCAAACTCTGCACTGCGTAAAGTAGCACGGGTTAGGTTGACCAATGGTTTGGAAGTTACTGCTTATATTCCTGGTATCGGTCACAATTTACAAGAACACTCGGTTGTCTTGGTTCGGGGTGGGCGGATTCGGGATATCCCCGGGGTAAGGTATCATATTGTTCGTGGTGCTTTGGATGCAGCCGGGGTGCAGGAACGCAGCCAAAGTCGCTCCAAATATGGTACTAAACGTCCGCGCGGGGCTGCTGCTAAAAAATAG